The Synechocystis sp. PCC 7509 genome includes a window with the following:
- a CDS encoding YegS/Rv2252/BmrU family lipid kinase yields the protein MKRTGSCLIFNPSAGQSNPEQDLAKIRELLEPSIELDIRFTTEDLDADAIALEAIAQGATSIIASGGDGTLSAAASALVGTNIPLGIISRGTANAFAAALELPDTIEAACETILGGLTRVIDAAKCNDRPMVLLAGIGFEAETVERADRRAKNRFGVLAYLMAGIQQLRELESFEAEIETADKIIKLTAAAITVANAAPPTSVLAQGPSGVIFDDGLLDITVVSPVTRAGAIAASYHLLQTALNESATERDDVGYLRAKRVIIKTDPPQKVVLDGEIIGFTPIDVECVPGGLTIFVPAHVALSSVVEKLEGLPDLTIEAKPNNGFDEV from the coding sequence ATGAAAAGAACTGGAAGCTGTCTTATATTTAATCCATCGGCTGGTCAAAGCAATCCAGAGCAGGATTTAGCAAAAATTCGAGAGTTGTTAGAACCAAGTATAGAGTTAGATATCCGGTTTACAACGGAAGATTTAGACGCGGATGCGATCGCCTTAGAGGCAATTGCTCAAGGAGCAACCAGTATTATCGCCTCTGGGGGAGATGGAACTTTATCCGCCGCCGCTAGTGCCTTGGTAGGGACAAATATACCTTTAGGGATAATTTCACGGGGGACAGCAAACGCTTTCGCCGCCGCCTTAGAATTACCAGATACCATCGAAGCCGCCTGCGAGACAATTTTGGGAGGTTTGACACGGGTAATTGATGCTGCAAAGTGTAACGATCGCCCCATGGTATTACTTGCCGGAATTGGCTTTGAGGCAGAGACGGTAGAACGAGCCGATCGCCGCGCCAAAAATCGGTTTGGGGTGTTAGCCTATCTCATGGCTGGAATTCAACAATTACGCGAATTAGAATCCTTTGAGGCAGAGATTGAAACCGCCGACAAGATTATTAAGCTCACCGCCGCCGCCATAACTGTAGCAAATGCCGCTCCACCAACATCAGTATTAGCTCAAGGGCCTTCGGGGGTGATTTTTGACGATGGCTTATTAGATATAACCGTTGTCTCGCCTGTAACTCGTGCTGGGGCGATCGCCGCTTCTTATCATTTGCTGCAAACTGCCTTAAATGAAAGTGCTACCGAACGCGACGATGTAGGTTACTTGCGAGCGAAAAGAGTAATTATTAAAACCGATCCGCCGCAAAAAGTAGTTCTTGACGGGGAAATTATTGGTTTTACTCCGATTGATGTTGAGTGCGTACCGGGAGGCTTAACTATATTTGTCCCCGCCCACGTTGCCCTATCTTCGGTAGTGGAAAAACTCGAAGGATTGCCAGATTTAACTATTGAAGCTAAACCCAATAATGGATTTGATGAGGTATAA
- a CDS encoding chlororespiratory reduction protein 7: MPDPMMYQQDDFVVLEPNQQEQFLTANELLEKLKVVLAHNQHKLPQELQTFSSIEEQASYLINTSCELVLEPGQYLQWYAVRLEK; the protein is encoded by the coding sequence ATGCCCGACCCAATGATGTATCAACAGGACGATTTTGTTGTTTTAGAACCTAACCAACAAGAACAATTTCTCACGGCTAACGAGCTATTAGAAAAATTAAAAGTTGTTTTGGCGCACAATCAGCATAAGTTACCGCAAGAATTACAAACCTTTTCTTCTATTGAAGAACAAGCTAGTTATTTAATAAATACTAGCTGTGAATTAGTTTTAGAACCCGGTCAATATTTACAGTGGTATGCTGTGCGCCTAGAAAAATAA
- a CDS encoding DUF2854 domain-containing protein encodes MLRQTSLGSLGLTVGGILTIVGFYAYFSGNPTLNLVGFFYGIPLLLGGLALKVSELKPIPYTQPTAPEVVALREEQATITQNQIRKDITRYRYGQDAHLDSSLSHLSLSPTDEERPLITGIRETATDGAYTLIIDFYSPLIPLQSWEEKHQKMTSFFGPGVQVEIKQPKKDAIELALITTSESKN; translated from the coding sequence ATGTTACGTCAAACTTCTTTAGGATCGCTCGGATTAACTGTTGGTGGTATTTTAACAATTGTGGGATTTTATGCTTACTTTTCTGGGAATCCGACCCTTAATTTAGTTGGGTTTTTCTATGGTATTCCTTTATTGTTGGGTGGATTAGCGCTTAAAGTTTCAGAACTAAAACCCATACCTTATACGCAGCCTACAGCACCCGAAGTAGTTGCCCTGCGAGAGGAACAAGCTACCATCACTCAAAATCAGATCCGTAAAGATATTACTCGCTACCGTTACGGACAAGATGCTCATCTTGATAGTTCATTGTCTCACCTAAGTTTAAGTCCCACCGATGAGGAACGCCCGCTAATTACTGGTATACGCGAAACGGCAACCGATGGCGCTTATACACTGATTATTGATTTTTATTCGCCATTAATTCCGTTACAATCCTGGGAAGAAAAACATCAAAAAATGACAAGTTTTTTTGGTCCTGGGGTACAAGTTGAAATCAAACAGCCAAAGAAAGACGCTATTGAATTAGCATTAATTACTACTTCTGAAAGTAAAAACTAG
- a CDS encoding tetratricopeptide repeat protein, which translates to MNRQLLASLPDCFAHPYPWDRQSPSPLEPELLPDRCLRSYGKAKAKLGDYKSAIASMSHLIDRHPDNAIDYNNRGLIYFQSGQLLKAIADYDKAIQLNPQLASAYNNRANYYAVSGSLNMAIADYDRALDLNPSHVRAWINRAITWRDLGKYKEAVEDLEIAALFGQLQGNIYAEQGRTYHLWGDWNLAIADYRRALALLPLHLESTGDIANNRLRSQVETWLQQLISP; encoded by the coding sequence ATGAACCGTCAATTATTAGCTTCCCTTCCCGATTGTTTTGCACACCCTTACCCCTGGGATCGACAATCTCCTAGCCCCTTAGAACCAGAATTGTTACCCGATCGCTGTTTGCGCTCCTATGGTAAAGCCAAAGCCAAACTTGGAGATTACAAAAGCGCGATCGCTTCAATGAGTCATTTAATTGATCGCCATCCCGATAATGCGATCGATTACAACAATCGGGGCTTAATCTATTTTCAAAGCGGTCAATTGCTTAAAGCGATCGCCGATTACGATAAAGCAATTCAACTCAATCCGCAACTAGCTAGTGCTTACAACAACCGCGCTAACTACTATGCCGTTTCTGGTAGTCTAAATATGGCGATCGCTGACTACGATCGTGCTTTGGATCTCAATCCCAGTCATGTCCGAGCCTGGATCAATCGAGCTATTACCTGGCGTGACTTAGGGAAGTACAAAGAAGCAGTGGAAGACTTGGAAATCGCCGCCTTGTTCGGTCAACTGCAAGGCAATATCTACGCTGAACAAGGGCGGACTTACCATCTTTGGGGTGATTGGAATTTAGCGATCGCCGATTATCGTAGAGCTTTAGCACTCCTACCTCTGCATTTAGAGTCAACGGGAGATATTGCTAACAATCGTTTGCGATCGCAAGTTGAAACTTGGTTGCAACAGTTAATCAGTCCGTAA
- a CDS encoding RNA-guided endonuclease InsQ/TnpB family protein, whose product MLTLTYRYRIYPQTVQQQLLDEWMDICRNAYNYGLRQIKDWCNSRKCLIDRCSIHHEYILGAELPFPNEAVQHSALPGAKKEFPRLALVPSQVLQQAIKQLHRSWEGFQKLGHGFSRFKKFGQFKSLLFPQFKQSPASGNNLLLPKLGLVKINLHRPIPDGFLVKQVRILKKADRWYACIALQCDVSVPEPMPHGHPIGVDIGLLKFLATSDGILVKPPKFFKSLQSKLKLLQRRLSRKTKRCGIFGENNSSQKMPSKNYEKARINVALVHHQIDNTRKDFHFKCAHALCDASDMVFMEDLDYTVMAKGMFGKHMLDGGFGAFRTIVKYVCWKRDKFFGVVNSRGTSQECPECGATVKKDLKQRVHSCPECGFTGDRDVASGLVIRNRGISSLSTGGQPGIESVCAADLPGAEEIQSRQVAKPRKRKTRKSKL is encoded by the coding sequence ATGCTCACACTCACTTATCGCTATCGCATCTACCCCCAAACCGTCCAACAACAATTGTTGGACGAATGGATGGATATTTGCCGCAACGCCTACAACTACGGGCTGCGACAAATCAAAGATTGGTGCAATAGCAGAAAGTGTTTGATTGATAGGTGTTCTATCCATCACGAGTACATCTTGGGGGCGGAGCTCCCTTTCCCCAACGAGGCAGTCCAACATAGTGCGCTGCCAGGAGCTAAAAAAGAGTTCCCGCGCCTTGCACTTGTACCCAGTCAAGTGTTGCAGCAAGCGATTAAGCAACTGCATAGGAGTTGGGAGGGATTTCAAAAACTGGGACATGGGTTCTCGCGTTTTAAAAAGTTTGGGCAATTCAAATCCTTGTTGTTTCCCCAGTTCAAGCAGTCGCCAGCCAGTGGAAACAATTTGTTGCTGCCCAAATTGGGACTGGTCAAAATCAACCTGCATCGTCCTATCCCTGATGGTTTCCTTGTTAAGCAAGTTCGCATCCTCAAAAAAGCCGATAGATGGTACGCCTGTATTGCTCTCCAGTGCGATGTCAGTGTTCCCGAACCTATGCCACATGGTCATCCGATTGGTGTAGATATTGGCCTCCTGAAATTCCTGGCAACCAGCGACGGCATTTTGGTAAAACCGCCTAAGTTTTTTAAAAGTCTGCAAAGCAAGCTGAAATTGCTGCAACGTAGACTGAGCAGAAAAACCAAACGGTGCGGCATTTTTGGGGAGAATAATTCTTCCCAAAAGATGCCTTCGAAAAACTACGAGAAAGCCAGAATAAACGTTGCTCTTGTCCACCACCAAATTGATAACACGCGCAAAGACTTTCACTTTAAGTGCGCCCACGCCCTTTGTGATGCCTCTGATATGGTCTTTATGGAAGACTTGGACTATACGGTCATGGCTAAAGGAATGTTTGGCAAGCATATGTTGGATGGAGGGTTTGGGGCATTCCGAACTATCGTCAAATATGTGTGCTGGAAGCGAGATAAGTTTTTTGGCGTGGTCAACAGTCGGGGGACTTCGCAAGAATGTCCTGAGTGTGGGGCGACGGTTAAAAAAGACTTGAAGCAACGAGTGCATAGTTGTCCTGAATGTGGTTTCACTGGCGATAGGGATGTAGCTAGTGGACTTGTAATTAGAAATAGAGGTATATCCTCACTTAGTACGGGTGGACAGCCCGGAATCGAAAGTGTCTGTGCAGCCGATCTACCGGGGGCTGAAGAAATCCAGTCTAGGCAAGTGGCGAAACCTCGCAAGAGAAAAACCAGAAAGTCTAAATTGTGA
- a CDS encoding glutathione S-transferase family protein — protein sequence MLKLYGGARSRASIVKWYLEELAIDYKFVLLDMQAREHLKPEFLAINPMGKVPAIADGDFCLWESGAILLYLAQKYEKIALSIEQLAQINQWILFANSTLAIGVFVEANREREMPRLLTALDGILAHQPYLLKEEFTVADVAVGSILAYIPLMLKLDLSAYQEVTSYMQRLGERPAFQKAMSM from the coding sequence ATGTTGAAACTTTACGGTGGCGCACGTAGCCGTGCATCAATTGTCAAGTGGTATTTAGAAGAATTAGCAATTGACTACAAGTTTGTCCTGCTAGATATGCAAGCAAGAGAACATCTCAAACCAGAGTTTTTAGCTATTAACCCAATGGGAAAAGTCCCGGCGATCGCTGATGGGGATTTTTGTTTATGGGAATCGGGGGCAATTTTGCTTTATTTAGCCCAAAAGTACGAAAAAATTGCTTTGTCTATAGAGCAATTGGCGCAAATTAATCAGTGGATTTTGTTTGCTAACTCTACTTTGGCGATCGGAGTTTTTGTCGAAGCCAACCGAGAGCGAGAAATGCCTAGGCTATTAACCGCCTTAGATGGAATTTTGGCACACCAACCGTATTTGCTAAAAGAAGAATTTACTGTTGCTGATGTAGCTGTAGGTTCGATCTTGGCTTACATTCCGCTCATGTTGAAGCTAGATTTGAGTGCTTACCAAGAAGTAACAAGCTATATGCAGCGCTTGGGGGAGCGTCCAGCATTTCAAAAAGCGATGTCTATGTAA
- a CDS encoding photosystem II reaction center protein K, protein MEAVLLLAKLPEAYAIFNPLVDVLPIIPVFFLLLAFVWQAAIGFR, encoded by the coding sequence ATGGAAGCGGTACTGTTGCTCGCAAAACTCCCGGAAGCCTACGCGATTTTTAATCCTTTAGTAGACGTTTTACCAATTATTCCCGTATTTTTCTTGTTGCTGGCGTTTGTTTGGCAAGCGGCAATTGGTTTTAGATAA
- the tgt gene encoding tRNA guanosine(34) transglycosylase Tgt — protein MPQFSYQVLAKCRHTKARVGVFFTPHGIVETPRFMPVGTLANVKTLTPMQLEATGAQMVLSNTYHLHLQPGESIVGKAGGLHSFMNWQKPILTDSGGFQVFSLSQMRKISEEGVIFRSPHGGEIINFTPEFSIQVQNILGADVIMAFDECPPYPATKEEITAATNRTNRWLERCIVAHDRTDQALFGIVQGGVHLDLRAAAAQTLATYDLPGYAIGGVSVGEPPELIAKIVAATTPLLPEDKPRYLMGVGTYREMAQAIASGIDLFDCVIPTRLARHGAALVQGDRWNLKNAQFKEDFTPLDSTCPCYTCQNFSRAYLCHLVRSQEILAYTLLSIHNVTELISFTQKIRDSILGDRFTTDFQHFLNPQFEDSSLSE, from the coding sequence ATGCCACAATTTTCTTATCAAGTCTTGGCAAAATGCCGCCACACTAAAGCGCGAGTAGGTGTTTTTTTTACACCTCACGGCATAGTAGAAACCCCTCGATTTATGCCTGTAGGGACATTGGCAAATGTCAAAACCCTAACTCCCATGCAGTTAGAGGCAACCGGGGCGCAGATGGTACTATCAAACACCTACCACTTACATTTGCAACCAGGTGAATCGATTGTTGGTAAGGCGGGTGGGTTGCACTCGTTTATGAATTGGCAAAAACCAATTTTGACAGATTCGGGCGGGTTTCAAGTTTTTAGCTTAAGCCAAATGCGGAAAATTTCTGAGGAAGGGGTGATATTTCGCTCTCCTCATGGCGGAGAAATTATTAACTTTACTCCCGAATTTTCTATTCAAGTCCAAAATATTTTGGGTGCGGATGTAATTATGGCTTTTGATGAATGTCCCCCCTATCCAGCGACAAAAGAAGAAATTACCGCCGCTACTAATCGCACAAATCGCTGGCTAGAGCGCTGTATTGTCGCTCACGATCGCACCGATCAAGCTTTGTTTGGCATTGTCCAAGGAGGCGTACATCTAGACCTACGGGCGGCGGCGGCGCAGACTCTAGCAACCTATGATTTGCCAGGTTATGCTATTGGCGGCGTAAGTGTAGGAGAACCCCCAGAATTAATTGCGAAAATTGTTGCCGCTACTACTCCCCTATTGCCAGAAGATAAACCCCGGTATTTGATGGGTGTAGGAACTTATCGGGAAATGGCGCAGGCGATCGCATCGGGGATAGATTTATTTGATTGCGTTATCCCAACTCGGTTGGCAAGACATGGTGCAGCATTAGTACAGGGTGATCGCTGGAACTTAAAAAATGCTCAGTTTAAAGAAGATTTTACGCCTCTAGACTCTACTTGCCCTTGTTACACTTGCCAAAACTTTAGCCGCGCTTATTTGTGTCACTTAGTACGCAGTCAAGAAATCCTCGCCTATACTCTCCTCAGCATCCACAATGTTACGGAACTAATTAGTTTTACGCAAAAGATTCGTGACAGTATTTTAGGCGATCGCTTTACTACCGATTTTCAGCACTTCCTCAATCCCCAATTTGAAGATAGCTCATTGAGCGAATAG
- a CDS encoding IS1/IS1595 family N-terminal zinc-binding domain-containing protein — protein MYSLVSRVAIITQVLHCPCCQEVDFVKNGKTPQQKQRYQCREELCSGRIFIGRLCLSRSVQKSKITNCRHGT, from the coding sequence ATGTATTCATTGGTATCCAGAGTAGCCATAATTACACAAGTATTGCATTGTCCTTGCTGTCAGGAAGTAGATTTTGTAAAAAATGGCAAGACTCCTCAACAGAAGCAACGCTACCAATGTCGGGAAGAACTTTGTAGTGGTCGAATATTTATTGGGCGATTATGCTTATCAAGGTCAGTTCAGAAAAGTAAAATAACAAATTGTAGACATGGTACTTAA
- a CDS encoding IS1 family transposase: MDCWKNSNQRWLWHAIDKSGKVLTYVFGTRSDKVFVQWKALLEPFGITRFYTDAWGAYSRHLEQHLHKIGKQNTQKIENRPLTLRTRIKRQARKTICFSKTVDIHDLVIELFINRYEFGLSI; the protein is encoded by the coding sequence GTGGATTGTTGGAAAAATTCTAATCAGAGGTGGTTGTGGCACGCTATTGATAAGAGCGGAAAAGTTTTAACCTATGTTTTTGGGACACGTTCTGATAAAGTTTTTGTCCAATGGAAAGCTTTATTAGAACCCTTTGGAATTACCCGTTTTTACACCGATGCTTGGGGAGCTTATTCGCGGCATTTAGAGCAACACTTGCATAAAATTGGCAAACAAAACACTCAAAAGATAGAAAACAGACCTTTGACACTGCGGACTCGGATTAAACGTCAAGCTCGGAAAACAATTTGTTTTTCTAAGACGGTTGATATACACGATTTGGTAATTGAACTGTTTATTAATAGATACGAGTTTGGACTATCCATTTAA
- a CDS encoding response regulator gives MSFEDFSNSSTDDIQPLILAVDDNEDNLQLISQLLVIMSCCFITAKDGKEALSMAENYQPKLILLDMMLPDLSGIEVTNYLKQNPQTKAIPIVAVTAMARVEDKERFVKAGCDDCVTKPYAIDELEAIIRRYVS, from the coding sequence ATGAGTTTTGAAGATTTTTCTAATAGCTCCACTGATGACATCCAGCCTTTAATTTTAGCGGTAGATGACAATGAAGACAATTTACAATTAATTAGCCAACTATTAGTTATTATGAGCTGCTGTTTTATTACTGCTAAAGATGGTAAAGAAGCTCTATCTATGGCAGAAAATTACCAACCAAAATTAATTTTATTAGATATGATGTTGCCGGATTTGAGCGGTATAGAAGTTACTAATTATCTTAAACAAAATCCCCAGACAAAAGCAATTCCAATTGTCGCAGTTACAGCGATGGCAAGAGTAGAAGATAAAGAACGGTTTGTTAAAGCTGGTTGTGATGATTGTGTTACTAAGCCTTATGCAATTGATGAATTAGAAGCTATTATTCGCCGATATGTATCTTAG
- a CDS encoding DUF2294 domain-containing protein, with protein sequence MNPSSSTRGQIERTLSQRIQSLYRSQLEHTPSRVICQIFDGKIAIILEDSITQPEQVLVNNGQQELAEQVRSELDEALQPQLKALIEEVVGISVIDLLSNAKLDTGRSATIAILAESPQFRNP encoded by the coding sequence ATGAATCCATCTTCTTCTACACGCGGACAAATAGAAAGAACGCTATCCCAGCGAATTCAATCTTTGTATCGCTCTCAGTTAGAACATACACCAAGTCGAGTAATATGCCAAATTTTTGACGGAAAAATTGCAATTATTCTGGAAGATTCCATCACTCAACCAGAGCAAGTTTTAGTTAATAATGGTCAACAAGAGCTAGCAGAACAAGTCCGTTCTGAGTTAGACGAAGCACTCCAGCCTCAATTAAAAGCATTAATTGAAGAAGTAGTTGGCATCAGTGTAATTGACTTACTAAGTAACGCAAAACTAGACACTGGGCGTAGTGCTACCATTGCCATTTTGGCAGAATCACCACAATTTCGTAATCCATAG
- a CDS encoding zinc-dependent dehydrogenase: MKAQVFRGVNQLSYEELPVPTLADDEVLVQVQVVGLCQSDIKKILYPLYEPPRIFGHEMAGIIAKVGEKVTDWQVGQRVVVMHHIPCMRCQYCLHDNFSMCEVYKNISTTAGFNASGGGFAEYVKVPGHIVRNGGLILIPDRVTFEQASFVEPTNCCLKAVKKAQIAPGESVLVTGAGPIGLMFVMLIKYFGGKAISTDLIPSRLEKALSVGAEAAFDARDPNLTANILALTNGMGVDTTLLAVPSDKAFFQALECTRRGGKILFFAEFPDQLEIPINPNILYRREIDLMGSYSSSYRLQSLAVDIVFNQRIDVNALISDRFSLQELPAAVTRATSPQSDTLKILIYP; encoded by the coding sequence ATGAAAGCACAAGTATTTAGAGGCGTTAATCAGCTAAGTTATGAGGAACTACCTGTACCCACCCTCGCCGATGATGAGGTTTTAGTTCAAGTCCAAGTAGTAGGACTGTGTCAGTCAGATATCAAAAAGATTCTTTATCCACTATACGAACCACCGCGCATTTTTGGGCATGAAATGGCGGGAATTATTGCCAAGGTAGGAGAAAAGGTTACTGATTGGCAAGTAGGACAAAGAGTTGTGGTTATGCACCATATTCCTTGTATGCGTTGTCAATACTGTCTACATGACAATTTTTCGATGTGCGAGGTTTACAAAAATATCTCCACAACGGCGGGTTTTAACGCTAGTGGCGGCGGTTTTGCTGAATATGTCAAAGTCCCTGGTCATATTGTCCGCAATGGTGGTTTAATTTTGATTCCCGATCGCGTTACTTTTGAACAAGCAAGTTTTGTAGAACCCACTAACTGCTGTCTCAAGGCGGTAAAAAAAGCCCAAATTGCTCCCGGTGAATCGGTACTTGTAACTGGTGCTGGCCCGATTGGCTTGATGTTTGTGATGTTAATTAAGTATTTTGGCGGTAAAGCGATTTCTACCGATTTAATCCCTTCTCGCTTGGAAAAAGCCTTAAGTGTCGGTGCTGAAGCTGCTTTTGACGCTCGCGATCCTAATTTAACAGCAAATATATTAGCCTTAACTAATGGGATGGGAGTAGATACCACTTTGCTTGCTGTTCCTAGCGATAAAGCTTTTTTTCAGGCGCTTGAATGTACTCGTCGTGGCGGCAAAATTTTATTTTTTGCAGAGTTCCCTGATCAATTAGAGATTCCGATTAATCCTAATATTCTTTACCGTCGAGAGATTGATTTGATGGGTAGTTATAGTTCTTCTTATCGCTTGCAAAGTTTGGCTGTAGATATTGTTTTTAATCAACGAATTGATGTCAATGCCTTAATTAGCGATCGCTTTTCTTTGCAAGAACTTCCGGCGGCGGTTACTAGAGCAACTTCTCCTCAAAGCGATACTTTAAAAATTCTGATCTATCCCTAG
- a CDS encoding serine/threonine-protein kinase, whose product MLGKLLKERYQVIDTLNAGGFCQTYLAKDVSIAGSPSCVIKQLKSTPNFANYLPTLGELLDREAEALKKLGFYDRVPQLLAHFEEDDEFYLVQELIVGHPLTEELSPKEHWSETQVTELLQEVLSILEYVHSQGLIHRDIKPSNLIRRQEDGKLVLIDFGAVKQAWTQVITTGGKTATNYAFGVAATIAIGTPGYTPPEQERGIPRPNSDIYALGTIAIQALTGLDPTQIPEDPETGELLWQHHAQVSDRLATIINKMVRYHFKERYASATEVLQALQVQLPPSPPIQISAPAKTNKKNIPILPFVGVGLTISLIVGSYYYYLFKSPPKPAASTKQYNYLFKQPSNISNITLAKTLKNHSQPVWATSISDNGQVLASGSQDRTIKVWNVRTGQLQRTLLGHKDTVRSLAMSAEGRTLASGSGDTTIKLWDLSQGKLIGTFSGHSSPVWSVDFAPDGKTLISASEDGSINIWNLRTGATKTIESAHNSRIFSIAVSPDNQTFATGSKDKTIKLWQLPTGKLLRTINEHKDAVRAIAYSPDGTQLASGSWDTTIHIWHPQTGKRLQTLQGHSDRIVSLVFSNDGQQLASSGIEPTIKLWDTKSGKLLRKLTGHSDWVLSLATVPGSNRLISSSKDKTIKIWH is encoded by the coding sequence ATGCTAGGCAAGTTACTTAAAGAACGCTACCAAGTTATAGATACCCTAAACGCCGGAGGGTTTTGTCAAACTTACTTAGCAAAAGATGTGTCTATTGCTGGTAGTCCAAGCTGCGTAATTAAACAACTCAAGTCTACACCTAACTTTGCGAATTATCTGCCAACTTTGGGCGAATTGCTAGATCGAGAAGCAGAAGCATTAAAAAAACTCGGCTTTTACGATCGCGTTCCTCAATTATTAGCTCATTTTGAAGAAGATGATGAGTTTTACTTAGTTCAAGAATTGATTGTAGGGCATCCACTTACAGAAGAATTAAGCCCCAAAGAACATTGGAGTGAAACCCAAGTCACTGAACTATTACAAGAAGTATTAAGCATTTTAGAGTATGTTCATAGCCAGGGATTAATTCATCGAGACATTAAACCCAGTAACCTAATTAGAAGACAGGAAGATGGGAAGTTAGTTTTAATTGACTTTGGCGCAGTTAAGCAAGCTTGGACGCAAGTAATTACTACTGGTGGCAAAACCGCTACTAATTACGCTTTTGGTGTGGCTGCAACTATTGCCATTGGTACGCCAGGCTATACTCCCCCAGAACAAGAACGAGGTATACCGCGCCCCAATAGTGATATTTATGCGTTAGGAACGATCGCAATTCAGGCATTAACAGGGCTAGACCCTACTCAAATCCCCGAAGACCCGGAAACTGGGGAACTGTTGTGGCAACATCACGCCCAAGTTAGCGATCGCCTAGCAACTATCATCAACAAAATGGTACGCTACCACTTTAAAGAGCGCTACGCCTCAGCAACAGAAGTATTGCAAGCTTTGCAGGTACAACTTCCTCCCAGCCCACCTATACAAATCTCAGCACCTGCTAAAACCAATAAAAAAAATATTCCCATTCTGCCATTTGTAGGCGTTGGCTTAACGATAAGTTTAATTGTCGGCAGCTACTATTATTATTTATTCAAATCGCCGCCAAAGCCAGCAGCTTCAACCAAACAATACAACTACTTATTTAAACAGCCCAGTAATATCAGCAATATTACTTTAGCCAAAACTCTCAAAAATCATTCTCAGCCTGTTTGGGCGACTTCTATTAGTGATAACGGTCAAGTTTTGGCAAGTGGCAGCCAAGATCGTACTATCAAGGTGTGGAATGTGCGTACAGGACAGTTACAGCGCACTTTGTTGGGACATAAAGACACCGTTAGATCCCTAGCAATGAGTGCCGAGGGACGGACTTTAGCTAGTGGTAGTGGAGATACAACAATCAAGTTATGGGACTTATCCCAAGGTAAGCTAATTGGTACATTTTCCGGTCATTCTAGCCCTGTTTGGTCGGTAGACTTCGCGCCGGATGGCAAAACGCTAATTAGTGCTAGTGAAGACGGTAGTATCAATATTTGGAATTTACGCACGGGTGCGACTAAAACTATTGAGTCTGCACACAATAGTAGAATTTTCTCGATTGCGGTTAGTCCGGACAACCAAACTTTTGCTACTGGAAGCAAAGATAAAACTATCAAGCTTTGGCAGCTACCAACGGGCAAACTCCTGCGCACTATCAACGAACACAAAGATGCGGTAAGGGCGATCGCTTATAGCCCTGATGGGACTCAACTTGCTAGTGGTAGTTGGGATACAACAATTCACATTTGGCATCCGCAAACCGGAAAACGATTGCAGACATTACAAGGACATAGCGATCGCATTGTTTCTCTCGTTTTTAGCAATGACGGACAGCAGTTAGCAAGTTCTGGGATTGAACCGACAATTAAATTATGGGATACCAAAAGTGGCAAATTACTACGTAAATTAACTGGACATTCCGACTGGGTTTTATCTCTAGCGACAGTCCCCGGTAGCAATCGTTTAATTAGTAGTAGCAAAGATAAAACAATTAAAATTTGGCATTAA